The Capsicum annuum cultivar UCD-10X-F1 chromosome 3, UCD10Xv1.1, whole genome shotgun sequence genomic sequence atttcttttaattaatggatAAGTAGTTAAATGATTCTTCTTATGTATGATTTTTTAAGAAATGTGCAAAAGTGAAAATATCCGCTGCTATAATAGGAAGGAGTAACATGCATTTTGAGTAACACACATTTTTATTCTGGATAAAttatacaaaatcacaaatttaacAGATTTTATTAtccaaaatttcttaatttgtaaATAATTACttacaattttaaatttaatattttactcttgatacatatgaataaaacccCCATCTTACTTTTACTCCACAATTAATGCATggaatctattttatttttttcaaagatttcatcccctaaaatctcgcccaaattatcatcaattgatacAACTTTCATCTCCATTACTACAGTTTTTTCAccaattttattatcttttttgatctttttctcaacttctcttttatcaatttttttttcaacttttaaatcaatACCCATTAAGGAAAAGAGGAGAAATTGAACAATTAGCTGTTAGATTTTCGACGAGAATGATCAAAGTGACGGTGGTGGTGAGAACGAATGACGAAGTGGGTGGATAGCTAAGTGACAGTGATGGTGTGGACGGAGTGGTGGTAGTGGATTAAATGTATCAATCATAAGTAAATTGAACAATCAATTGTTAGATTTCCGACGAGAATGATCAAAGTGGCGGTGGTTGTGAGTATGAACGACGGAGGGGGTGGATAGCCAAGATGACAGCGATGGTGTGAGCGAACGACGGAGGGGGTGGTTGTGATGGATTATATGTATCAATCATAAGTATCAACACATATATGTACCAATCATATGTATcaaataaatgtatttaataCATATGTAGATACATATCAAGAACTTGTGtacttttttcataattttaaggaTGATGCATATGTTTTTTGATCAtttaagggaaaaggcatcgtttccatcccaaactatacccgaaaagttgaagccacacctaaattatagtagtgacctattacacacctaaactataaaaaagtgaaactatttacaccctgtcaggctaccaccacttgcatgtggtgtagtgttttacacgcgctgccacgtcagcaccacgtcaaTAAAAAGTATCacaacttttttatagttaaggtgtgtaataggtcacttatatagtttaggtgtggattcgacttttcgactatagtttggggtggaaacgatgccttttttcttaatatttttagctgtttacttttgttatttaataggctggacgcgcctaaaataagtataatacacgcgccttagaatgggggtcgcggggaggtaataatatcacttttatatagttaaggtgtgtaataggtcacttatatattTAGGTGTagcttagacttttcttgtatagtatggggtggaaatgatgccttttcccaTCATTTAATGGTTCCACCACCCtcattcagtttagatatttttcaattgatacatatgattttttatttattttcatgataCATGTTATACGTGTGTCATTGATACATTTTATTTTGTGAGAAACGATATGTGTGACACTGATATAATAGTATAAGCAATATTTATGGGTGTtgttaatcagttatcaaaatatatacattaccaatatgatacatttgttgttggaatattggtgatacatatgacatatactttgtgatagtgattcatatttttgatttatttataaatgtttgatataTTTAACATATGCTTAGCATATGTAAACTATTTATTTTGATGTGGATTGAATTTTTAATGGTTATTGAGTAAGTTTACCAGATGTATCATTATGGTACATCTGGAACCAGatgtatcattgtgatacatctgGAACCAGATGTATTTATTCCACGATTTTTGCCTTATTTTACTCTctgtaataattaaaaattagttattttcttatttaactaaccattaaattacaaatatatcacaatgtatatgtatcataaatatcaaaattcgGGATATCatgtaattatataaaattatgggaaaaaatattAGAACCCATTAAAAATTTGGAATTTACGTAAGTTACCCTTTTATTCTTTCCCCACTTGAATTGGTCCAAAATGAAATGTAATTAGGACGACGTATATCGAATTGAAATTACTCCCCctgtctatttttatttattttaaaatatctaataatatttatataatttataaaattaatgaataatttatctatttttatctaTACCCTTTGCATAAATAAGATTCATTATCtaatacatttttaaaatattaaatttattatattcaaagggtaaTATGATGAAATTATCCCTATTAATTGTTGTGTTAATAGAAAAGTGAACAAGTAAaatgaacggagggagtaataaggTGTTTTGTTTTGGTTGCAAGTAAATGGTCCCTAATAACTTCTACATATATACCAATATGGGCtgtggtgcagcggatggggctgctccacccttaaccagaggtcgatggttcgaccctgggtatggagaaaactctctTGGGAGTGCTaccccccgaatggggccctacccgaCACAAATCCGGATTAGTCGGACTCCAAGACGGGTACCGGACAcaggataaaaaaaaaaacttctacatatattagttatatcaatttttaaattacgaataaaataccatattaattttatacataaataacttaCCTTTTAATAAACAATCAAACATAATATTACTTATATAGAATTTAATACTAACATAACTTACCTCTAAATCTGCTACCAAACGACACTTATGTGAAGGAGGAAATCAAACTATgataatgaaaaataacaaattatgtgaattcatctttttcttcctttattaGAAGTCAAACTtgctaaaggagaaaaaaagatctCCAACTTTTTCCCTTTATCTTGTACTATacgttttttctttttagaaaaaaagaaagaagccCCCTTTCCCTTTCTTTTTCCTGAATAAAGTACTTATAATAGAACCTtttaaaatttcatcttttttggTTGACTAAGAAAAGTGTCtaaatgaatatataaattaagataaataatatatattaattaattataattaagtaaTACTAATGTGTTAATTAAATTTGTTGATTTGATGGAATCATCCCACGGTATTAAGTAATCCCTTTTAGATCATGTGTCATACTTTCACCTTATTCtgtttaaaaaaatgattatatCTATAAAcagtaaattttttatattttattttatcctcatGATATACCCTTATAGGAATAGTatggtatatgtatttttaatttaaaatcacaaaatttacaAGTATTTTGCacttttaaattgaattaaagttatacataattttagtataattttgTTTACATTATTAGGTTACTTAAATGATATTTATtgttaaatttactaaaatgtgAATTCATAATGTTGATAGTAAGATAAGTTATCtgctataataaataaaaataattcgcTAGCTAGCATAAAAATTTCACACACCATCTATCAATAAAGATGACAcctaacataaaatgaaaaattaagttttatacattcatgaatcagaaGTCCAATTCCTTCAATTGAGAATTTATAATACAATTACATTATTTGATTCAATTGTTGGTTTTTTTAAAGACTTGTCAGGCGCTCTAACCTTTCGATAAATATAAAAGTCTAGTTTCCAAGAAAATAGCTCTAGGCTCTGTCCAATCGGTCATCCTGTTGGCATCTTTCGGTCAACTACTTTTTTTCTCCAATCTTTTTTAGCCACTTTCACATCTGTCATATGCATTCTGACTTTCATCGAGAACCAATGTAAAAATCTGAATCAATcgatacaataataaaaaattcataaatcaaaataaatactaaattagAATCCTCCATAGCAATATTTAACCAAATATGGCATCTTATATATTTCGATCCAAACTAACACCTAAAAGTAAAATACAAACAAGTTTATGAATTgtaattccccccccccccccactatCCCTGTGATCACTCCCATGTACCCGGAGATACCTACAAACAATGCAAAGTAAATAAGAGAGATAAGTTGAagataaatttattaataaatttgcATATTTTTGTTTAACACATATCTCTCCGATTcacttgttgatttttttttcaaaacgcCCTAGCCTCTGTCAGATCGATCATCCCCTTGGCATCTTACATTCAACTACTTTCTCCCTCCGACTTTTTTAGCCACACTTCTGCATAGGACATATTCATCCAGACTTTCATCGAGATCAAATACAGAATGTAAATTAGttgatacaataataataaactaaatcatgaatcaaAATGAATACTACTAAAATAGGAGTGGTGgattcaagattttcattaatgcactttgaaaaataaaaatatagtatttgaaatttgaagttgaaaCTTCAATATAAATTTCAAACTCCTAAACCAACATCTACTCTTACTTCTAAGAGATTCAAAATTTACATATTTACATAAAAAGACCTACAAATTACCTTATATATAATACAATTCTCCCCCTCTAGATCCGCCCCGCAGAACCCTCCATAGCAACAGGTAACCAAACATGGGATCCTATCAGTCCATATTTCTCAACAACACCGATAAAAAGTAGTACTAACATACAAATAAGTGTGAATAAGAGTAAATTTTTTTCAACTATCCCCGTGATTACTCCCACGTAGGAGATACAAACAATGCAAAGTGGAGTAAATGAGAAAGATATTAATACACCTATACAAGATATCTCCAACCTTCCTGGGTCCCCATGCATACTCCCTTTTCAAAAGTGATAAGATTCTTGTGCCTAACAAACACTCTCCTCTTCTTTCCACCACCAATGGTAACCAAAAAACCTCtgcaaaaataacaaaattaaccatTTCAATCTTACGAGAAAGTGTATTTCCTtgcaattaaataatcataagcaacatccaaaaaaacaaaaaagaagtccAAGTAGACATGACAGAACTGAAAGAGGATCAAGAAAATCATCAGCAGCAGCCGCAACGAACGCGGCCGCTGTGTGATTTTTGTGGTGACAATACTGCACTATTGTACTGTAGAGCAGATTCAGCTAGGTTATGTTTTACGTGTGACCGTGAAGTTCATTCAACTAATCAACTTTTCACTAAACACACACGTTGGTTACTGTGTAACTTGTGTGACACTTCTCCGGCTTCTATATTATGTAGTACGGAGAGCAGTGTTGTTTGTCAGAATTGTGATTGGGAATGTCATAAACAAGTGTCTGTTTCTTCTGTACATGAAAGGAGGCCACTTGAAGGGTTTAATGGATGTCCTTGTGTATCGGAGTTGTTGTCGTTACTTGGATTTGAGGATCTTGGGAAGAAGGATCTTTCGTATGGTGGTGATGATGTTTGTTCAGGTGATGGTGGTGGAGGTTATGGTTTTTCTGATTGGGTTATTTGGGATACTCCATCTGTTGTTAGTCTTGATGATTTGATTGCTAGTAGTGATTCTGGACATAATTTTCAAGCTGTTGGGGTTCCTCCTCTGCCCAAGGTTCTTACTTTATATCCCCTGTTCGCCTTAGCTTTCGTTTGGtcatagattttgaagttgaaacttAAATTTTCGAGTTTTTCAGATTGTGATTTTTGAAACTTCAGGTTtgcattttctttgaattttttgagtGGAAGTGAAATTTCTCCCAAAAATTAATGAGTTGGTTTTGTGGAACTTGAAGATAAAATTCAGAATCTGATCAAATTTTGTGGCCAAAcagatatttgaagataaattttctaaatttattcaagatcGATAGCCAAACACTAGCTTAGTTTACTTAATGATGTCTTCAATATGTCACTATGTACATAGGCAGAGCTAGGATTTTTAGGAGTCGTTCAGTACGAGGGATAAAAGATAGAAATTCAAGGATAAAATAGAGGATTATTTTTATCCTGCATCTGCTTAGGGGTATTAGTTAGTCCTAGTAGCTATAAGGCTGCGCCCATGCCGTGCGAGCCTGAATGGAACAAGGACACTGAATTTTATAGGATAATGGATGACGGTGAAACTCGAAACTTAGTTCTAATAGCATGTTTAATTTTGTGACCAAACTCATTTGAAACCTCAAATTGTGAGGGAGAGCAGATTTTTAACTTAATTATGTCTTTAGCAGATAGAGATCTCTTTTCTCTTGCTCCTTTTACACCATTTGCTTCTGCTGTTTTCTCTAACAAAATAAATAGCACTTAGATTCTTACATGCTAAGGGTTTTTTCTAATTTCTGTTTTTGAAATCAGAACCGAAATGCTGCATGTGGGAAACACAAAGAAGAAATACTTTGTCAGCTTCGTGAATTATCTAAGTTGGAACCAAATTCCAGTGATGATCAAGATGAAACTGTACCAAATATAGGATTTCAATATATGGAACCTGCCCAGAATCTTCAATCAGGTCCTAAAGGTTCAGGATTTATGCAGAAGACAGAGCAACATGTAGTTCCTTCATCCGAGGTATACCTTCTTTCCCTGCATAATTTCGTTTTCTTTCTCCAGTCATGGTCACATATCATTCTCTGCTGCTCCTCTTATAGTTGTTAAGTGTTGAATTGAAAGTTTAACCTATCATTAGTTATTAGAGCATTAAATGAACCTTGGTCCTAACTCAATCCTAAAAGATAGCCCAAGAGGGGAGAATTGTTCAAAGCCATATTAAGAGTCCAAGGAACCCCTCCATATCCAATGTGGGATTCTTCATCCATCAAGGGACACTTTTAATGGGCATGCTCAAAGTTGGGAGTGTTTACTTGACAGCTGAAACCAAGTTTGAGtgtttgtttatgtattatgctatTATATTATGTCTCAACATTAAGTAACATATCTTGTGAGTTGTGACCACCCATAGGTGATAGGACTAAATAAATTTCCACTATCAAACTTTTATTTAGTTTTCCACATAATCTTCAGCAAGTGTTATGCACTTATGCttagtttacatatttttttggCATATCAGGACTGGGGGACACTCAAGTAATCCATTtgtatttatgaaactattgctTTAACATCAATTATAGGTTGATCCATGCTATAAACAGTGAAGACTATCATCACTTGATCTAGTTTTGCGAGCCACAGTTAGCTCAATTCAACTTTTAcattaaagaaaatgataaattttaataaagaGGAGTTGTAGCAGTTGCAGTGTTGAACAACATGACGTGATCATGGTCCTTGACTGCAGGGAAGTGCCTTTAATTGGTGTGGTGATAGTGGTGAATTCGCAGATCAaggtttttcttcttctttagcgGACTGCTTCATTGAGACGAAGTGTTTATTTCCCAACAGAGATTCAGAtgtttgtgatgcttctggtagAGCAAATGAAGAACAATCTCACAATGCTCCCACTACTGAAACATTTCAAATGGTACCTAAAGTTGCTCATCGTGAGTTAAACAGCCAAGAAAGAGAAACTGCAGTGTCACGGtacaaggagaagaagaaaacaaGGAGGTAGCAACACTTGCTTTTTCATTCTGTGTTTTGAAATTGTTGGACGTAaatttcacttgaaaaaaaaaaggttctcTTTCTTATCATAACAGATAAGAATGTAAACAAAAGTATTTTTTCATATCTTCTAGTCCAAATATCTGATATGCTTACTGCTTTTTTGTTAAAATGTTTCAAATCATATATAGGCTATTAACTATTGAAGGTGTAGAATTTTCTCGAGTGTTACTTATTGTGTTAAGCATTTCTTGCACCTGATATGTGTTTATGGCTGATTAACTGTTAAAATTCTGGTCCAATAAGTAGGCAAACTCTTTTATCATGCAGAAAAATATACAGTTTCTTTTGCTTGTTTTCAACTTGTTAGTTCTGGTGGTATACATTTACCTCGGACAATCTACTTGAACTAATTGTGAATGAATGTTTATCACTCCTTTGCTCAAGAAATCCCGGATCGTATTGTAACATCCTGTAGAACTACTCCTTTACtcctatatatatttttctccatttctttCGTTGCACAAGACACGTAACTACACTCTAATATCTTTGGAATAGCCCTATGAGTTATTAAGGTCATAGAAAATCCACCACTGAGCACATTGTTTAATTAATTCTGCCAAAACGATCCAATCACATGGCCTCGTTGACTCTGATATTTTACCTTCTTCATATAAACTTTTAAGAGCACAGCCAAGCATGTTTCCTTTATGAAAATTTAGAACTCGATTTTACATCCTAAGTATGATTTACCTACAATCCTGCTgttcaaaatgtcacattttgCTACTAGATATACTTTATCAAGGCCTTTTCCATCTTAATTGATTGGTATTCTCTTTTTATATAATATCAAGTTTCTTGACTGAGATGTTTTCATCAGATATGAGAAGCATATTAGGTATGAGTCAAGGAAGGCTCGGGCAGAAAGTAGGACGCGAATCAAGGGGCGTTTTGCCAAGATGGATTACAGGGATTCCTCCGTGCATCAGTAGTGTCAAAGGTTTTATCTTTTCCAAATAAGGTTGCAAAAGCAAACAATCGAGTACGTTCTGCTGGAAGATCATCGGTATACTGCAATGAAGGTTTCGTTAATTCTGACATGTGGACTGCAAATCTTTTATCAGCTCGATCGCAGGATCTATTGAGGCACGGAAGTCGTCTTTCAGCATGTATTTATAGT encodes the following:
- the LOC107863984 gene encoding zinc finger protein CONSTANS-LIKE 13; translated protein: MTELKEDQENHQQQPQRTRPLCDFCGDNTALLYCRADSARLCFTCDREVHSTNQLFTKHTRWLLCNLCDTSPASILCSTESSVVCQNCDWECHKQVSVSSVHERRPLEGFNGCPCVSELLSLLGFEDLGKKDLSYGGDDVCSGDGGGGYGFSDWVIWDTPSVVSLDDLIASSDSGHNFQAVGVPPLPKNRNAACGKHKEEILCQLRELSKLEPNSSDDQDETVPNIGFQYMEPAQNLQSGPKGSGFMQKTEQHVVPSSEGSAFNWCGDSGEFADQGFSSSLADCFIETKCLFPNRDSDVCDASGRANEEQSHNAPTTETFQMVPKVAHRELNSQERETAVSRYKEKKKTRRYEKHIRYESRKARAESRTRIKGRFAKMDYRDSSVHQ